A segment of the Cohnella algarum genome:
CTCGCCAGCTTGGTTGGATTTTGTCAGATTTTGTCCAATCAGGAGAGGCTTTTTCAGAGATTCCGCCCGACATTTCCGCATCCTCGTTGGATTAAATCCACTGCAATATTGGTTACTGAAGGACAAGAAAATTTTCCCCGGCAAAGTCGATGGCCATCGACCGGGCAAGCATGCGTTTGGCGGGTTAAGATGAGCAGCCTCGACTCAACCGGATCGTTAGTGGGAGTACGGCGGCGGCGAGATGAGTCATATGGACTCAAGTGCGTGCGGCTTAATGCGAATGGCGGGTTAAAATGAGTAGCCACGACTCAACCGGATCGTTAATAGGCGTGCGGAGGCGGCGAGATGAGTCGTCGTTACCCAACTGCGTGCGGCTTTAAGCGTATGGCCGGTCAACATGTGTAGCCGCGACTCAGTTGGATCGGATCGGGAGGCGAGCCGACTTCCGATTCGAAGAAAAATCGCCGGCAGGCCGCGACATCCGTCGCGCCAGCCGGCGATTCGTTTTTCTTTTTACTGCGTCACGGCCCGACGCATTTCCTCCCGCCTTGCCGCCGTTGCCTCCTCGTCTAGAACGTAGCCCGCTCCGGCCGGCTTCACGACGACGCCGTAATCGCGCAACGCGGCCTCCGGCGTCACGTAGCCGTTCAGCACATCGTCCAGCACGCGCGAGGCTTCGCGCTCGTACGGATGGCCCCAGCCGCCCCCGCCCGAGCGGTGGAACGTCAGAATGCCGCCCGGCGCCATCGGCAGGTCAAATTCCGTCTCCGGCACCGACTTCGCGCCCGGCCGGCCGTCGTCCACGATCACCGCGTTGGACGGACCGTCGCCGCCGCCGCAGAAGCCCTTCGTCGTGTTGCGGACGCCGGCCATCATGACGCTCGTGCGGCTTTCGGCCAGGTGCTGGATCCGCACTTCAAGCCCGGGCGCGCCCCGCCATTTGCCCGCGCCGGTGTAATCCGCCGCGTACTCGTGCTTGAGCACCCGGCACGGATATTGCAGCTCGGTCATTTCGATCGACGGCAGAATGACCCCGGTCATGACCGGCGGATACAGTCCCCAGCCGTCCGTGCCGTAAGCCGCGCCCGCGCCGCCCGTGTAGCCGAAAAAGTTGAGGTTGACCCACGGGCGGCCGTCCTCGTACTGTCCGTGCGAGTAGGCGAGCGGCAGCTTGTGCGCGTTCACCCCGACCCGCGTCGGCGCGCATTGCGACAGGGCGAGCAGCACCGCCTCCGCGATTTCCGCGCCCACGCAGGCGGTCGCATGGCCGCACGGAGCCGGCGGCAGCGGGTTGACGACCGTGCCGGGCGGCGCCGTTACGGTCACCGGATTCATATACCCTTCGTTGATCGGAATGTCCTCGTCGCAGCAGGTGGAAATGCCGACGAACGCAAACGACGTCGTATTGGAAAGCGGGCTGTTGACAAAGCCCTCCACTTGCGGGGACGAACCCGTAAAGTCGATCGCCAGGTCGCTGCCCGACACGGTCACCGTCGCCCGGACCCGGATGTCGCGGTTGCCTTGAAAATCATGATCGGCAAACGTCTCCGCCGTATACGTGCCGTCCGGCCAGCTCGCGATCTCCTCGCGCACCCGCCGTTCGGTGTAGGCGATGCGGTCGTCGATCGCCTCGGCCACCGCCTCGCCGCCGTAGCGGTCGAGCAGCTGCTGCACGCGGTCCGCCGCCACCTGGCAGGCGCCGATCATCGCGTTCAAGTCGCCCTCCAGCCAGTGGGCCAGCCGGTTGTTGCCGAGAATGAGCTCGAACACGTCCTTGCGTTTTTCCCCGCGTTCGTACAGCTTGACCGGCGGAATGCGCAGCCCGTCCTGCCAAATGTCGCGGGAACGCGGATTGTAGCCGCCCGCCACCGGCCCGCCGTTGTCGCCCATGTGGCTGCGGACCGCGGGAAGCAGCATCGGCTTCCGGCCGTAAAACACGGGCGTCACGATCGTCCAGTCCAGGCTGTGCGAGCCGCCGTAATACGGATCGTTGACGAGCAGCACGTCGCCCGGGTGCAAGTCGTAACGGAAAGCCTCCATCAACCGGTCGACCGCGCTGACGACGGCATACAAGTGCAGCGTGCAGCCGGGCGCCTGGGCGACCAGCCGGGACGTGCTCCCGGGCAGGTCGAAAATGCCGGTCGTAAAATCGTGCGCTTCGTTAAAAAGCGGCGACCTGGCTGTCCGGGTGACGACCGCGCTCATCTCCTGGGCGACCGAATCGAGCGTCCCGCCTACGACCTGCGACAAAATGCGTTTGTTCGTCTCACGAGCCATCGGCCTCGCCTCCGTTTTTCCCTGATGTATTCGGCCCGGCATAACGGAATTCCAGCAAATCTCCGGATTTCAGCACTTGCGGGCGCGAGCCGTCGGATTCGGTTGCGGCGCGAACCGTCAGCGCGCTCTTGTCGGGCGAGAACACCTTGAACTCCCACTCGCCCTCCAGAATCCGCAGCCGCACGTCCATGCCGCCGCCGCGGTCGTCCGTCCGCTCCCTCCGCTCCAGCCGAAAGCCGTACCCGGTTTCCATCTCCTCCGCCGAGGCAAGCCGTCCCGACCCGTAAAGTCCGGACGGCCCCCAGCCGCCCGGCGAAGACGGAAAGCCGGGGTCGACGCGAAGCGGAACGACCTTCGGCGAACCGATCGGCGCGTACAGCATGGCCCACGGGCCGTTGCCATGTACGGCCGGGTAGGCCGCATCGGCGTTGCCGCCGCGGTCCTGCGCCCGTTTGCCGCCGCCTCCCAGCGCGTCCGTCACCGCGGCGGCGACGGCATGTCCGGTCACGCTGCCGCCAAGCGCCGTCGCCGCCGGAAATTCCGGCGCCACGACCGAGCCCGCGGGCATCTCGAACCGGAACGCCTCAAGCAGGCCGTCGTTGAGCGGCAGCTCGTCCAGCCGGTCCGCCAGCGCCGCCGCCACCGCGCATGCTTTCGCCGTTTCCGCCGTGCAGTTGAAGGGGTTGTCCCCTTGCCCGGAGCTGCCGGCAAAATCGAACACGAACCG
Coding sequences within it:
- a CDS encoding hydantoinase B/oxoprolinase family protein; this translates as MARETNKRILSQVVGGTLDSVAQEMSAVVTRTARSPLFNEAHDFTTGIFDLPGSTSRLVAQAPGCTLHLYAVVSAVDRLMEAFRYDLHPGDVLLVNDPYYGGSHSLDWTIVTPVFYGRKPMLLPAVRSHMGDNGGPVAGGYNPRSRDIWQDGLRIPPVKLYERGEKRKDVFELILGNNRLAHWLEGDLNAMIGACQVAADRVQQLLDRYGGEAVAEAIDDRIAYTERRVREEIASWPDGTYTAETFADHDFQGNRDIRVRATVTVSGSDLAIDFTGSSPQVEGFVNSPLSNTTSFAFVGISTCCDEDIPINEGYMNPVTVTAPPGTVVNPLPPAPCGHATACVGAEIAEAVLLALSQCAPTRVGVNAHKLPLAYSHGQYEDGRPWVNLNFFGYTGGAGAAYGTDGWGLYPPVMTGVILPSIEMTELQYPCRVLKHEYAADYTGAGKWRGAPGLEVRIQHLAESRTSVMMAGVRNTTKGFCGGGDGPSNAVIVDDGRPGAKSVPETEFDLPMAPGGILTFHRSGGGGWGHPYEREASRVLDDVLNGYVTPEAALRDYGVVVKPAGAGYVLDEEATAARREEMRRAVTQ